The Neobacillus sp. OS1-2 genome includes a window with the following:
- a CDS encoding HpcH/HpaI aldolase/citrate lyase family protein: MEFFTYFYEDEIEQFFYQRPQFFNKYTNRELLSYGLGATLYMPATRPNIHQEILSKKHEGLTSLVIDLEDAVGDNEVVKAEELLIREMLHLKLELNKGFLTFVDLPLMFIRIRSLEQLKRVTGRLGQATNLLTGVVLPKFSAENGRELLETVRRIHTDEHPFYAMPILETASVIQKETRMEELMRIKQLLDQYKEHILNVRIGATDFCGLYGIRRSADTTVYEIAVLRDCISDIINVFQRYDSPYVVSGPVWEYFSTKNRMLKPLLRQTPFRERYGAEGLKWRAKLIDENMDGFIREILMDIANGLTGKTIIHPSHIKIVQALNIVSYEEYIDASNIVKAATGEIGVMKSMFANKMNEIKPHYYWAKKILLKSQLYGVLHEDYTNIDLIKKEVYV; this comes from the coding sequence ATGGAGTTTTTTACCTATTTTTACGAGGATGAAATTGAACAATTTTTTTATCAAAGACCTCAATTTTTCAATAAATATACCAATCGTGAGTTGTTGTCTTATGGTTTAGGGGCGACACTCTATATGCCTGCCACACGCCCAAATATTCATCAGGAAATCCTCTCAAAGAAACATGAAGGTCTAACCTCACTCGTGATAGACCTTGAAGATGCGGTTGGAGACAATGAAGTTGTTAAAGCTGAGGAACTCCTTATCAGGGAAATGTTACATTTAAAGCTTGAGTTAAATAAGGGATTTTTAACCTTTGTGGATTTGCCTCTTATGTTTATCCGCATTCGCAGTCTGGAACAGTTAAAACGAGTAACTGGGCGATTGGGTCAAGCGACAAACCTGTTGACGGGGGTCGTGCTGCCAAAGTTTAGTGCTGAAAATGGTAGAGAATTACTAGAAACGGTTCGTCGGATTCACACGGATGAGCATCCGTTTTATGCCATGCCGATTTTGGAAACAGCTAGTGTAATCCAGAAAGAAACGAGAATGGAAGAATTAATGAGGATCAAGCAACTTCTTGATCAATATAAGGAACATATTCTAAATGTACGGATTGGGGCAACAGATTTTTGCGGCTTGTATGGGATTCGACGGAGTGCCGATACCACCGTATATGAAATTGCTGTTTTAAGAGATTGCATTTCTGATATTATCAATGTCTTTCAACGTTATGATAGTCCATATGTCGTTTCGGGCCCTGTTTGGGAGTATTTCTCTACGAAAAATAGGATGTTAAAGCCACTACTCCGCCAAACTCCATTTCGCGAACGGTATGGTGCTGAGGGACTTAAATGGAGAGCCAAATTAATTGATGAAAATATGGATGGATTCATCCGTGAGATTCTTATGGATATTGCCAATGGATTAACGGGTAAAACGATTATCCATCCCTCGCATATCAAAATTGTTCAGGCACTTAATATCGTTTCTTATGAGGAATACATAGATGCCAGCAATATTGTCAAAGCAGCTACTGGGGAAATCGGGGTTATGAAGAGTATGTTTGCCAATAAAATGAACGAAATTAAACCTCATTATTATTGGGCAAAAAAAATATTATTAAAATCGCAGCTTTACGGGGTGTTACATGAAGACTATACAAACATTGACCTTATCAAAAAAGAAGTATACGTATAA
- a CDS encoding TerD family protein encodes MGINLAKGQRIDLTKTNPGLTKVIVGLGWDTNRYHGGQDFDLDASAFLTNANSRVTQDLDFIFYNNLVHTSGSVEHTGDNRTGEGDGDDEQIKIDFSKVPSHVHRIAISVTIHDADTRNQNFGQVSNAFVRVVDEDTNREVLRFDLGEDFSVETAVVICELYRHNGDWKFNAVGSGFAGGLAALCRNFGLEV; translated from the coding sequence TTGGGTATCAATTTAGCAAAAGGTCAAAGAATTGATTTAACCAAAACAAACCCTGGGTTAACCAAGGTCATTGTCGGTCTCGGCTGGGATACGAACCGTTATCACGGCGGTCAAGACTTTGACTTGGATGCTTCTGCTTTTTTAACAAATGCAAACAGTCGAGTGACACAGGATTTGGACTTTATTTTTTATAATAACTTAGTGCACACTTCAGGTTCGGTTGAGCATACCGGAGATAATCGGACTGGTGAGGGAGACGGCGATGATGAGCAAATCAAGATTGATTTCAGTAAAGTCCCTTCCCATGTGCACCGGATTGCGATTTCGGTCACGATTCATGATGCGGATACAAGAAACCAAAATTTTGGCCAAGTCTCCAACGCCTTTGTTCGCGTAGTTGATGAAGACACGAACCGTGAAGTCTTAAGGTTTGACCTAGGTGAAGATTTTTCTGTTGAAACAGCAGTCGTTATTTGTGAACTGTATCGACACAATGGGGATTGGAAATTCAACGCTGTCGGAAGCGGTTTCGCTGGGGGCTTAGCGGCTCTTTGTCGGAACTTTGGGTTAGAGGTTTAA
- a CDS encoding TerD family protein, with amino-acid sequence MAVSLSKGQKVDLTKTNPGLTSVVVGLGWDTNKYDGGNDFDLDSSVFLLGESGKVSSEADFIFYNNPQGAGGAVVHTGDNRTGAGDGDDEQVKINLTAIPANVQRIAFTITIHEADTRNQNFGQVSNAYARIFNDATGEELIRYDLGEDFSIETAIVVGELYRHNGEWKFSAIGSGYQGGLAALATDFGLSIA; translated from the coding sequence ATGGCAGTAAGTTTATCAAAAGGACAAAAAGTGGATTTAACAAAAACAAATCCAGGACTTACGAGTGTTGTGGTTGGACTTGGCTGGGACACGAATAAATATGATGGCGGAAACGATTTTGACTTAGATTCATCCGTATTCCTTTTAGGCGAAAGCGGAAAAGTTTCGAGCGAAGCGGATTTTATTTTTTACAATAATCCACAAGGAGCAGGCGGCGCTGTAGTACATACCGGAGACAATCGCACGGGAGCAGGTGACGGTGATGACGAACAAGTAAAAATTAATCTTACTGCGATTCCAGCAAACGTTCAGCGTATTGCTTTTACGATTACAATCCATGAGGCTGACACCAGAAATCAGAACTTTGGACAAGTCAGCAATGCATATGCTCGTATTTTTAACGATGCTACAGGTGAAGAGCTTATTCGTTATGACCTGGGAGAAGACTTCTCGATTGAAACAGCAATTGTTGTTGGTGAACTATATCGCCATAATGGTGAATGGAAATTTAGTGCAATCGGCAGCGGCTACCAAGGTGGATTAGCTGCATTAGCAACAGACTTTGGTTTATCGATTGCTTAA
- a CDS encoding toxic anion resistance protein, giving the protein MNLSPNPSSGLTPANAEDVLSETKVSDIKLALRKEPEIQNLARTIDERDQIQILEFGKEPAVQISRFSDQILSNMRTTKVEDSGELLKHLGRIMDKFDAKDFQKTSGGLFGKLFKKGEKMVEKLFGKYQTMGSEIDKVYVEISKYQHEMVDSTNMLEQMYEQNYQYYLTLEKYIVAGELKVEELKNHQLPQLEARVASGDQLASMQLDSLKNAIDLLEQRIYDLEMAKMVSLQTAPQIRLLQRGNTKLIGKINSAFVTTIPIFKNGLIQAVAAKRQKLVADSMSELDRRTNEMLLKNAQNISQQSTDIARLAGGPSIKIETIEESWNIIIKGMQETQAIEEENRRMRIEGTKRLEQLQENFKKLKQS; this is encoded by the coding sequence GTGAATCTATCGCCAAATCCATCTAGCGGTTTAACACCTGCGAACGCCGAGGATGTACTTTCAGAAACAAAGGTATCAGATATTAAACTGGCACTTCGCAAAGAACCAGAAATTCAAAACTTAGCCCGCACTATCGATGAACGCGACCAAATTCAAATATTGGAGTTTGGGAAAGAACCAGCCGTGCAAATATCTCGATTTTCTGATCAAATATTAAGCAATATGCGGACAACGAAGGTAGAAGATTCAGGCGAACTGCTGAAACATCTTGGCCGTATCATGGATAAATTTGATGCCAAGGACTTCCAAAAGACTTCTGGCGGCCTATTTGGCAAGCTCTTTAAAAAGGGCGAGAAAATGGTAGAAAAACTATTTGGGAAGTACCAGACTATGGGTTCCGAAATTGATAAGGTATATGTCGAAATTTCGAAATATCAGCATGAGATGGTTGATTCAACAAATATGCTTGAGCAAATGTATGAGCAAAACTACCAATATTATTTAACTTTAGAAAAGTATATTGTTGCCGGCGAATTAAAGGTGGAAGAGCTGAAGAATCACCAGCTTCCACAACTCGAAGCCCGTGTCGCTTCAGGTGATCAGCTTGCTTCTATGCAGCTGGACTCATTGAAAAATGCGATTGATTTGCTTGAGCAGCGAATTTACGATTTAGAAATGGCGAAAATGGTTTCTTTACAGACAGCACCGCAAATCCGTTTATTGCAAAGAGGGAATACAAAGCTAATTGGTAAAATAAACTCTGCCTTTGTTACGACGATACCTATTTTTAAAAATGGCTTGATTCAAGCCGTTGCAGCAAAAAGACAAAAGCTTGTGGCTGATTCGATGAGTGAGCTTGACCGTAGGACTAATGAAATGCTCCTTAAAAACGCGCAAAATATTTCCCAGCAAAGCACTGATATCGCAAGGCTTGCCGGCGGTCCAAGTATTAAAATCGAGACGATTGAAGAATCATGGAATATTATCATCAAAGGAATGCAGGAAACGCAAGCAATTGAAGAAGAAAATAGACGGATGCGTATCGAGGGTACAAAACGTTTAGAGCAATTGCAGGAAAACTTTAAAAAATTAAAACAGTCATAG
- a CDS encoding YceG family protein encodes MYLPLNQLNVRPVGALSYENWHGMLKKPLPERPSYSVENGVIQIRQILGKFFGVPIDTDEYYNQLFDYVHEKEWDLRLLSEESLDKTINNAHFQAIQRVININNEQKLSINRFTAFLDGEQLLLKSSVPVIHRKLREAMIATLELYSKLEPTGLKNHELRRILVDLVKWSINHLQPELEHADPQKAMPKFLWYGDFKKSHQYFVYYLIKIGCDIVIFHPEGRDMLADLMDEQVFTHQFQNKQPPEPFPKEKRSRKTTVAYRASKEIETILNQEGSGLYKPWQLRDYTPSSITLRTTYDELFILSKEMAMIRPDFVVQNGQVKIPSIFAKVQGVSKNRKEYWDRLQSLSQLENSLLIRNLPYTIPSHTDFRFHYRNALGKDGSIVPEKIMQAHYWPYSFLATGLQKGIAKAVGRICDKPGLKPLPNESLDDVKMYLFTQAMFMPKNIIQLMERFDYSQHVPKLIIYNNEATGPLSRSDAALLLLLNQFGIDIILYNPPGHNDIENYLDERLFDKHWLDDVVFDLEFKEPSLFKKGLFQGILKNLRGD; translated from the coding sequence ATGTATCTACCATTAAATCAGTTAAACGTCCGTCCTGTAGGTGCCCTCTCATATGAAAATTGGCATGGCATGCTGAAAAAGCCGCTGCCGGAACGGCCAAGTTATTCAGTGGAAAATGGAGTAATTCAAATTCGTCAAATACTTGGGAAGTTTTTCGGTGTACCAATTGACACAGATGAATATTATAATCAGTTATTTGATTACGTCCATGAAAAGGAATGGGACCTACGGCTTCTAAGTGAAGAATCACTTGATAAAACGATAAATAATGCTCATTTCCAAGCCATTCAGCGTGTGATCAATATTAATAATGAACAGAAATTGTCAATCAACCGATTCACGGCATTTCTCGACGGAGAGCAGCTACTCTTAAAGTCAAGCGTGCCAGTGATCCATCGAAAACTAAGAGAAGCGATGATTGCCACGCTTGAGTTGTATTCGAAACTTGAACCTACAGGGTTAAAGAACCATGAGCTAAGACGGATTCTTGTAGATCTTGTTAAGTGGTCAATCAACCATTTACAGCCGGAACTGGAGCATGCTGATCCGCAAAAAGCAATGCCAAAATTCCTCTGGTATGGAGATTTTAAAAAAAGCCATCAATATTTTGTCTATTATTTAATCAAGATAGGTTGTGACATTGTTATTTTTCACCCAGAGGGCAGGGATATGTTAGCGGATCTGATGGATGAGCAAGTTTTCACCCATCAATTTCAAAATAAACAGCCGCCAGAGCCGTTTCCTAAGGAAAAGCGCAGCCGGAAAACAACGGTTGCCTATCGGGCGTCAAAAGAGATTGAGACGATATTAAACCAGGAGGGCTCTGGCCTTTATAAGCCATGGCAATTAAGGGACTACACCCCATCATCGATTACCCTGAGAACAACTTACGACGAGCTTTTTATTCTTAGTAAAGAAATGGCGATGATTCGCCCAGATTTTGTTGTCCAGAACGGACAAGTAAAAATCCCTTCTATTTTTGCTAAGGTTCAAGGCGTAAGTAAAAATCGTAAAGAATACTGGGATCGGCTGCAGTCACTTAGTCAATTAGAAAATAGTTTACTGATTCGTAATCTTCCATACACGATTCCAAGCCACACTGATTTTCGTTTTCATTACCGAAACGCACTAGGCAAGGATGGCTCAATCGTTCCTGAAAAAATCATGCAGGCACACTATTGGCCTTATTCTTTTTTAGCAACAGGCCTGCAAAAAGGAATTGCCAAAGCCGTAGGGAGAATCTGTGATAAGCCGGGATTAAAGCCTTTACCGAATGAAAGTCTAGATGACGTGAAAATGTATTTATTTACACAGGCTATGTTTATGCCCAAAAACATCATTCAATTGATGGAGCGGTTTGATTATTCTCAGCATGTCCCGAAATTAATCATTTACAATAACGAGGCTACCGGTCCACTATCCAGGTCGGATGCGGCACTGCTGCTGCTTCTTAATCAATTTGGAATTGATATTATTCTTTATAATCCGCCAGGACATAATGATATCGAAAATTATCTTGATGAACGCTTATTTGATAAACATTGGCTTGATGACGTCGTCTTTGATCTGGAATTCAAAGAGCCGTCACTGTTCAAAAAAGGGCTTTTTCAAGGTATCTTAAAAAATTTAAGGGGAGATTAA
- a CDS encoding cysteine protease StiP family protein yields MQKAMNKPAKIGTYLDDDVQFLLKDLSDVKLEDSAMNRESKIQSGGHYSESLPIEYQPPKGYVDLFWKTLHEYKQKVALCVGIVAEQIYQVKGDNAILVSLARAGTPVGILIKRYIKQRYGVSLPHYSISIIRDRGIDENAIRYIRSEHPDGKIQFVDGWTGKGAISIELTKACKGYQQKHGIQLDDTLAVIADPGYCTTLFGTREDFLIPSACLNSTVSGLVSRTVLNEHYIGKDDFHGAKYYRDLLAEDVSNEFIDVITGQFPTIMNEAAATVSEKLQDDIETGFLGMADVKKIQAEFEIDSTHYIKPGVGETTRVLLRRVPWKILMRDPSSPFVKHILMLAEEKGVEVVPYPDLNYLCCGLIKSVKGMQE; encoded by the coding sequence ATGCAAAAGGCAATGAACAAACCAGCTAAGATAGGAACCTATCTTGATGATGATGTACAATTTTTATTAAAGGATTTAAGTGATGTAAAGCTAGAGGATTCCGCTATGAACCGGGAATCGAAGATCCAATCGGGCGGACATTATAGCGAATCCTTGCCAATCGAGTACCAGCCGCCAAAGGGTTATGTGGATTTATTCTGGAAAACCCTTCACGAATACAAACAAAAAGTGGCCTTATGTGTGGGGATTGTCGCTGAACAAATTTATCAAGTGAAAGGCGATAACGCTATCCTTGTTTCACTTGCACGGGCCGGTACACCGGTCGGGATCCTAATCAAAAGATATATTAAACAGCGCTATGGTGTTTCCTTACCGCATTATAGTATTTCAATCATTCGTGATCGCGGTATAGACGAAAATGCGATTCGATATATTCGTAGTGAGCACCCTGATGGAAAGATTCAATTTGTTGATGGTTGGACAGGCAAAGGCGCAATTTCAATTGAATTAACAAAGGCCTGTAAGGGCTATCAACAAAAACACGGGATTCAGCTGGATGATACACTTGCTGTGATTGCGGACCCTGGTTACTGTACCACTCTTTTTGGGACAAGGGAAGACTTTTTAATCCCAAGTGCTTGTTTAAATTCAACTGTTTCAGGGCTCGTAAGCCGGACGGTTTTAAATGAACATTACATCGGCAAAGATGATTTTCATGGGGCAAAATATTACCGGGATTTACTTGCTGAGGATGTTTCGAATGAATTTATTGATGTAATTACTGGTCAGTTTCCAACGATTATGAATGAGGCAGCGGCAACTGTGTCTGAAAAACTCCAGGATGATATTGAAACAGGGTTCTTGGGGATGGCAGATGTGAAGAAAATTCAAGCGGAATTTGAAATTGACAGCACCCATTATATTAAGCCTGGTGTGGGCGAAACGACTAGAGTTCTTCTTCGCAGGGTTCCATGGAAGATATTAATGAGGGATCCCTCGAGTCCGTTTGTGAAGCATATCCTCATGTTAGCAGAAGAAAAAGGAGTTGAAGTCGTGCCATATCCTGATTTGAACTACTTATGCTGCGGCTTGATTAAATCGGTAAAGGGGATGCAAGAATGA
- a CDS encoding TerD family protein, whose protein sequence is MAINLQKGQRVDLTKGNPGLSKILVGLGWDPVQSGGGGGLFGGLFGGGGAANVDCDASVIMLGANDKLQNNKDVVYFGNLKSNDGSVQHSGDNLTGDGDGDDEQIMVDLSRVPSHIQKLVFVVNIYDCVKRKQHFGMIKNAFIRIVNPSNNQELIHYNLTDNYGGLTCLVTGELYRHGNEWKFAAVGSATNAASLSEVVRSFS, encoded by the coding sequence ATGGCTATTAATTTACAAAAAGGTCAACGTGTTGATTTAACGAAGGGTAATCCGGGACTTTCCAAAATCTTAGTAGGATTAGGCTGGGATCCCGTACAAAGCGGTGGTGGCGGCGGCTTGTTCGGCGGGTTATTCGGCGGCGGAGGTGCTGCTAATGTCGATTGTGATGCTTCCGTGATTATGTTAGGTGCGAACGATAAGCTGCAAAATAATAAAGATGTTGTTTATTTCGGAAACTTAAAAAGTAATGACGGCAGCGTTCAGCACTCAGGTGATAACTTGACTGGTGACGGGGATGGCGATGACGAGCAAATTATGGTCGATCTAAGCAGAGTACCGTCCCATATCCAAAAGCTTGTTTTCGTTGTAAATATTTATGATTGTGTAAAACGGAAACAACATTTTGGCATGATCAAAAATGCATTTATAAGAATCGTTAATCCAAGTAACAATCAAGAGCTCATTCACTACAATCTAACCGATAATTATGGCGGGCTTACTTGTCTCGTAACAGGTGAACTTTATCGGCATGGGAATGAGTGGAAGTTTGCGGCAGTAGGGAGTGCTACAAATGCAGCAAGCCTTAGTGAAGTTGTTCGTTCCTTCAGTTAA
- a CDS encoding thymidylate synthase — protein MKQYLELCEHVLENGTVKGDRTGTGTISTFGYQMRFNLDEGFPLVTTKKLHLKSIIYELLWFLNGDTNVRYLQENGVRIWNEWADENGELGPVYGHQWRSWTGVDGKTVDQISELIDQIKTNPNSRRLLVNAWNVAEIETMALPPCHCMFQFYVADGKLSCQLYQRSADVFLGVPFNIASYALLTLMIAQVCDLQPGEFIHTFGDVHIYQNHLEQVKLQLSREPKALPVLKINPNVKDIYSFEYEDFTLEGYDPHPHIKGVVSV, from the coding sequence ATGAAACAATATTTAGAACTATGTGAGCATGTTCTTGAAAATGGTACAGTAAAGGGTGACCGTACCGGAACAGGTACCATTAGTACCTTTGGTTATCAAATGAGATTTAATTTAGATGAGGGTTTTCCATTAGTAACAACCAAAAAATTACATTTAAAATCAATTATCTATGAATTGCTTTGGTTTTTAAATGGTGATACAAATGTTCGCTATCTCCAAGAGAATGGGGTGCGAATATGGAATGAATGGGCCGATGAAAACGGAGAATTAGGGCCTGTCTATGGCCATCAATGGCGTTCTTGGACTGGTGTCGATGGGAAAACCGTTGATCAAATCAGCGAATTAATCGACCAGATTAAAACAAATCCGAATTCACGAAGATTGCTTGTCAATGCCTGGAATGTTGCAGAAATTGAAACAATGGCACTGCCACCTTGTCATTGTATGTTCCAGTTTTATGTAGCAGATGGAAAGTTGAGCTGCCAGCTTTATCAACGTTCAGCAGACGTATTCCTTGGTGTCCCGTTTAATATTGCCTCTTATGCATTATTAACACTAATGATTGCACAAGTGTGTGATTTACAGCCAGGAGAATTTATTCATACATTTGGGGATGTCCATATTTATCAAAACCATCTTGAACAAGTTAAGCTGCAATTGAGCAGAGAGCCGAAGGCTTTGCCTGTACTCAAAATCAATCCAAATGTAAAGGATATTTACTCATTCGAATATGAAGATTTCACTTTAGAAGG
- a CDS encoding YpjP family protein, with the protein MNKWLRKPLFVLISILTFGLVTPTQLMNSVNAENLQDRDVFEAPAVENSFTQKNRFFEESEFNREAFMEELIKQAEIQSYQKFGTRIKPMIENEFREIILPNIEEALVETASQFPEEDLKNLTITEQPSAGLSEKIFNIKNSEEGKDILRFHVRRDNPPKEGYWFNFHYHTYHDDFQSHHDLGTIYWAKNTPPKWMS; encoded by the coding sequence ATGAATAAGTGGCTTCGGAAACCACTGTTTGTATTGATTTCCATTTTAACCTTCGGCTTAGTTACACCAACACAATTAATGAACTCAGTAAACGCCGAGAATCTTCAGGATCGGGATGTCTTTGAGGCTCCAGCGGTGGAAAATAGTTTCACGCAAAAGAATCGATTTTTCGAAGAATCAGAGTTTAACAGAGAAGCGTTTATGGAAGAACTAATAAAGCAGGCTGAAATTCAATCCTATCAAAAGTTCGGTACACGTATTAAGCCTATGATTGAAAATGAATTTCGTGAAATAATTCTGCCAAATATCGAAGAGGCACTGGTTGAAACAGCATCTCAATTTCCGGAAGAAGATTTGAAAAATCTAACAATTACAGAGCAACCGAGTGCGGGACTCTCCGAGAAAATTTTTAATATTAAAAATAGCGAAGAAGGAAAAGATATTTTACGTTTCCATGTTAGAAGAGATAATCCGCCAAAAGAAGGATATTGGTTTAATTTTCATTACCATACCTACCATGATGATTTCCAAAGTCACCATGATCTGGGAACCATTTATTGGGCTAAAAATACACCGCCTAAATGGATGAGTTAG
- a CDS encoding TerC family protein: MSVLQHIMDTYAQFFNWEMWGEVLTSPVSWGLIGTLVILEGLLSADNALVLAVMVKHLPSEKRKKALFYGLLGAYIFRFIAIGIGVLLIKLWWVKILGAGYLAWLSIKYFIDKKKAAGNDEDDEAQGMNQTGVLIRLFGTFWGTVAAVELMDIAFSVDSVLAAFGVSEQVWVLLIGGMLGVLMMRGIAGVFLTLIDRVPELETTAYILILIIALKMLLAVVGIDMGHVTFFIILLVTFAATFVVHFMNKKKEGSKETN, from the coding sequence ATGTCGGTTTTACAACATATTATGGACACCTATGCCCAATTCTTTAACTGGGAAATGTGGGGCGAAGTGTTAACTAGTCCCGTTAGCTGGGGTCTGATTGGCACCTTAGTCATACTGGAAGGGCTGCTTTCTGCCGATAATGCGCTGGTCTTAGCGGTCATGGTTAAACATTTGCCATCAGAAAAGCGGAAGAAAGCCCTTTTCTACGGCCTGTTAGGCGCCTATATTTTCCGCTTTATTGCGATTGGGATTGGTGTTTTACTCATCAAACTTTGGTGGGTAAAAATATTGGGGGCAGGGTACCTCGCTTGGTTGTCCATCAAGTATTTCATAGATAAGAAAAAAGCAGCGGGGAATGATGAGGATGATGAAGCTCAGGGCATGAACCAAACCGGGGTGCTGATTCGCTTATTTGGAACCTTCTGGGGTACAGTGGCAGCTGTTGAATTAATGGATATTGCCTTCTCTGTTGATAGTGTTCTTGCAGCATTTGGTGTCAGTGAACAGGTTTGGGTATTATTAATTGGTGGTATGCTTGGTGTGTTGATGATGCGTGGGATTGCAGGTGTATTCTTAACATTGATAGACCGCGTGCCTGAGCTGGAGACAACAGCCTATATTTTAATCCTTATTATCGCTTTGAAAATGCTTCTTGCTGTAGTAGGAATTGATATGGGGCATGTGACATTCTTTATCATTCTATTAGTAACCTTCGCAGCTACTTTTGTTGTTCACTTTATGAATAAGAAAAAGGAAGGCAGTAAGGAAACCAATTAA
- a CDS encoding phosphoribosyltransferase family protein translates to MKTIQTLTLSKKKYTYNILDSIETEIEVMENPYDLPIEELFTMAARINKKRSFLFVSKVLGKHLPINPTKGLLTAALLAARYEESVLGLACIEKERLLSAFLEGESISAHAFIPAAINPVVIGFAETATALGHAFFDCFQAAEYFHTTREELMDKIPEITFEEEHSHATSHRCYIPLEMIQNEREIILVDDEMTTGKTALNIIQSIHAKFPRREYTVVSILDWRSQEHNQNFSKLEEKFGIKIHVVSLLSGNVMVKQRKEIMQKFEDNETSNIFSPSVDILYLSAFFSDSGFLSENLVTKAAFIEETGRFGLTSVGNPSLHKRVSAAAEFLRQKRTGEKTLCLGTGELMYLPMKIASEMGDGVYFHSTTRSPIYIENKEGYGARFGVNFPNPEDQDVSHFVYNIPPGYYDELFIFFEREVEYKNLMAMINVLGKVAIKSIKIVFFSKIRGEYHAKGNEQTS, encoded by the coding sequence ATGAAGACTATACAAACATTGACCTTATCAAAAAAGAAGTATACGTATAATATCCTTGATTCCATTGAAACGGAAATAGAGGTAATGGAAAATCCCTATGATCTTCCCATCGAAGAACTATTTACGATGGCAGCCAGGATTAATAAAAAGCGCTCGTTTTTGTTTGTCAGCAAAGTATTAGGCAAGCATTTACCGATTAATCCTACTAAAGGGCTGTTAACAGCTGCTCTTTTAGCCGCTAGATATGAAGAATCGGTGTTGGGATTAGCATGTATAGAAAAGGAAAGGTTGTTGTCCGCCTTTTTGGAGGGTGAATCTATTTCCGCCCATGCCTTCATACCGGCAGCAATTAATCCTGTTGTGATTGGTTTTGCTGAAACAGCGACAGCATTAGGTCACGCCTTTTTTGATTGTTTTCAAGCGGCCGAATATTTCCACACGACAAGGGAAGAACTCATGGATAAAATACCGGAAATAACCTTTGAAGAAGAGCATTCCCATGCGACATCGCACCGCTGTTATATTCCATTAGAAATGATTCAAAATGAGCGGGAAATTATCCTTGTCGATGATGAAATGACGACGGGAAAAACAGCGTTAAATATCATCCAATCTATTCACGCTAAATTTCCAAGGCGGGAATATACGGTAGTTAGTATTTTGGATTGGCGTTCACAAGAACATAATCAAAACTTCTCGAAGCTGGAAGAGAAGTTTGGAATAAAAATACATGTTGTCAGCCTGTTATCTGGTAATGTAATGGTGAAGCAACGAAAAGAAATAATGCAGAAGTTTGAAGATAACGAAACAAGCAATATTTTTTCGCCGTCAGTGGATATACTGTATCTTTCCGCCTTTTTTAGCGACAGCGGATTTTTGTCTGAAAATCTAGTAACGAAGGCCGCATTTATTGAAGAGACTGGACGGTTTGGCTTAACGAGTGTTGGAAATCCTTCTCTGCACAAAAGGGTTTCTGCTGCCGCTGAGTTCTTAAGGCAAAAAAGAACGGGAGAAAAAACCCTTTGTCTTGGCACTGGGGAGTTAATGTACTTGCCAATGAAAATAGCTTCGGAAATGGGCGATGGTGTTTATTTTCATTCAACCACACGGAGCCCAATCTACATTGAAAACAAAGAAGGCTACGGAGCACGATTTGGGGTGAACTTTCCCAACCCCGAGGATCAAGACGTTTCTCATTTTGTTTATAATATTCCACCGGGTTATTACGATGAATTATTTATCTTTTTTGAAAGAGAAGTAGAGTACAAGAATCTAATGGCAATGATAAATGTACTGGGGAAGGTAGCAATTAAATCGATTAAGATCGTCTTTTTTTCGAAAATCAGAGGTGAATACCATGCAAAAGGCAATGAACAAACCAGCTAA